In Verrucomicrobiota bacterium, one DNA window encodes the following:
- a CDS encoding c-type cytochrome, with protein sequence MKTVFNSLLVPLAGILIATWQATAAEAPAPRSRAEVEAVLARTPRPDANASLRPLHVLLVAGPKDHGPGEHDYPAWQKQWAALLAKAPGVRVSTAFPWPKPEQWEGVDLAVFYLKTRWDAQQLAEIQRHQAKGGGAVTIHWAIGCDQEWENHAQHFGLSYKAASYRHGLTELRLPNPEHPLLLGLPRSMRFVDEPYWPFIGDRSRITVLATSDEKINQGDDRRKNPGDATVETVPVFWTYEPPGTKARVFVSIFAHYMWTFDDPFFRLMLLRGMAWAAKENPYRLDSLALEGVKLAGSVPPGASSAQRIITPPVVQSADDTVYADRPYWYKPGHPLNPAHSSTITTLPGFKAERIFTVPADGGSLTALAVDPQGRLLAATQHNPGIYRITPPAIGNAGAETKVEKLGGAAAAIGWSHGLLHAFDSLYVTVAEGSTNSPKRGLHRLRDTDGDGQFDQSELLFELKGGGEHGPHNLVVSPDAESLHLMGGNGTSLPSGVDLRRPSAMNGIDRPMPPGFESAKYSVQGWVLRFDPAGGQRELITSGLRNSYDLAFNRAGDLFTFDSDMEWDLGTPWYRPTRICHLVSGGEFGWREGSAMWPEYLEDSMPPVVNIGPASPTGIVFGYGTKFPAKYQRALYACDWTFATIHAIHLRPHGASYRAEVEEFIGGTGLPLTDIVAGKDGALYFTVGGRQLGSAIYRVRYVGDESVAPVGSEELSPEERSLHSLRRELEASHGHSDPATVKKVWPHLGHPDRAIRFAARVALEAQPVAAWREHALAETNLDISLTALLALARQGSPDDQQRVIAQLNKVNWSSLTMNGPLSRPTDTLSPSEGERERERGPFVGSMREKSRWNLSPSQKLRVLRAYELAFARGQKAVAGTRIATAQRLRLHFPDVDGSVNRELSRLLCFLGDTTMIAPLLERMESDTGDRPLLGSGYFVRNPKYGAAVSDMLQSAPRLERMHCAQTLLWLSDGWTKEQRRRYFTSIADAVAHSRGGHGYREFWGRIREIALRQVPDDQRAEFEAINVPTKALAEGLPVAKGPGRDWTLDQALAIAGRGLTGRAAQRGRTAFAAAGCVLCHQINGEGGAIGPDLSTLGQRFTVRDILEATIHPSKAIPDQYQVMTLELADGRTLSGRIASRDEHTTRIATDLMRPTESVAVSNATIRKTLAQPVSTMPTGLLNALNADELLDLLAYLKGGAL encoded by the coding sequence ATGAAAACAGTCTTCAATAGCCTTCTCGTCCCTCTTGCCGGAATATTGATCGCCACCTGGCAGGCGACCGCCGCCGAAGCGCCCGCGCCGCGAAGCCGGGCCGAAGTGGAAGCCGTGCTGGCGCGCACGCCGCGACCGGATGCCAACGCCTCGTTGCGTCCGCTGCACGTGTTGCTGGTCGCCGGTCCCAAGGATCATGGACCGGGCGAGCACGATTATCCGGCGTGGCAAAAACAGTGGGCGGCCTTGCTGGCCAAGGCGCCCGGCGTCCGGGTGTCCACGGCGTTTCCTTGGCCCAAACCGGAGCAATGGGAGGGAGTTGATCTGGCGGTATTTTACCTCAAGACCCGATGGGACGCGCAGCAGCTTGCTGAAATCCAGCGGCACCAGGCGAAGGGTGGCGGGGCGGTGACCATTCACTGGGCCATCGGCTGCGATCAAGAATGGGAAAACCACGCGCAGCATTTCGGGCTTTCGTACAAAGCCGCGTCCTATCGGCACGGTCTCACCGAACTGCGCCTGCCCAACCCGGAACATCCGCTCCTCCTGGGGTTGCCGCGCTCGATGCGTTTCGTGGACGAACCGTATTGGCCATTCATTGGCGACCGGTCCCGCATCACCGTGCTGGCTACCTCCGACGAAAAGATCAACCAGGGCGACGACCGGCGGAAGAATCCCGGCGACGCAACGGTCGAGACGGTGCCGGTATTCTGGACTTACGAACCGCCAGGGACCAAGGCCCGCGTGTTCGTCTCGATCTTTGCCCATTACATGTGGACGTTTGACGATCCGTTTTTCCGCCTGATGCTCCTGCGCGGCATGGCCTGGGCTGCCAAAGAGAATCCGTATCGGCTCGACTCACTGGCGTTGGAAGGCGTGAAGCTGGCCGGCAGCGTGCCACCCGGCGCCAGCTCAGCGCAGAGAATCATCACCCCACCTGTGGTCCAATCTGCGGACGACACGGTGTATGCAGATCGGCCGTATTGGTACAAGCCCGGACATCCGCTGAATCCCGCCCACTCCTCCACGATCACAACGTTGCCCGGCTTCAAAGCGGAACGAATTTTCACTGTGCCCGCTGATGGCGGTTCGCTGACCGCGCTGGCTGTGGACCCGCAAGGCCGTTTGCTCGCCGCGACGCAGCATAACCCGGGCATCTACCGCATCACTCCGCCAGCGATCGGGAATGCCGGCGCGGAAACGAAGGTCGAGAAACTTGGAGGCGCTGCGGCCGCCATCGGCTGGTCGCACGGGCTGCTGCACGCCTTCGACAGCCTTTACGTCACCGTGGCGGAAGGCAGCACCAATTCGCCAAAGAGGGGATTGCACCGCCTGCGGGATACCGACGGCGACGGCCAGTTCGATCAAAGCGAATTGCTCTTTGAACTCAAGGGCGGCGGCGAGCACGGACCGCACAATCTCGTCGTCAGTCCGGATGCCGAGTCGCTCCACCTGATGGGCGGGAACGGCACGTCGCTTCCGTCGGGCGTCGATTTGCGCCGTCCCTCAGCTATGAATGGCATCGACCGTCCCATGCCGCCCGGATTTGAAAGCGCCAAATACTCGGTCCAAGGCTGGGTGCTGCGCTTCGATCCCGCGGGCGGCCAGCGTGAGTTGATCACAAGCGGACTGCGCAACAGCTACGACCTCGCGTTCAACCGCGCGGGCGACCTGTTCACGTTTGACTCGGACATGGAATGGGACCTCGGCACGCCGTGGTATCGGCCGACGCGGATTTGTCACCTCGTCAGCGGCGGTGAATTCGGCTGGCGCGAAGGCTCGGCCATGTGGCCGGAATACCTGGAAGACAGCATGCCGCCCGTGGTGAACATCGGCCCCGCGTCGCCCACGGGCATTGTGTTTGGTTACGGCACGAAGTTTCCCGCGAAGTATCAACGCGCGCTCTACGCGTGCGACTGGACCTTTGCGACGATTCACGCCATTCACTTGCGGCCCCATGGCGCAAGTTACCGCGCCGAGGTCGAGGAATTCATCGGCGGGACCGGCTTGCCGCTGACCGACATCGTGGCCGGCAAGGACGGCGCGCTCTACTTCACCGTGGGCGGGCGGCAGCTCGGGTCGGCCATTTATCGAGTGCGTTATGTCGGCGACGAAAGCGTTGCGCCGGTCGGAAGCGAAGAGCTTTCTCCGGAGGAACGATCTCTTCACTCACTCCGCCGTGAACTCGAGGCATCGCACGGTCACAGTGATCCCGCGACCGTGAAGAAAGTTTGGCCGCACCTCGGTCACCCAGACCGGGCGATTCGCTTCGCCGCCCGCGTCGCGCTCGAAGCGCAGCCGGTCGCGGCCTGGAGGGAGCACGCCCTGGCCGAAACGAATCTCGATATATCGCTCACGGCCTTGCTCGCCCTTGCCCGCCAAGGATCGCCGGACGATCAGCAACGGGTCATCGCACAATTGAACAAGGTCAATTGGAGTTCCCTCACCATGAACGGCCCCCTCTCCCGTCCTACGGACACCCTCTCCCCCTCCGAGGGGGAGAGGGAACGGGAGAGGGGGCCGTTCGTGGGTTCAATGCGCGAAAAGTCTCGGTGGAATCTTTCCCCCAGCCAGAAACTCCGTGTCTTGCGCGCGTATGAACTCGCCTTCGCGCGCGGCCAGAAAGCCGTCGCTGGAACGCGAATCGCCACGGCGCAGCGACTGCGGCTGCACTTCCCCGACGTGGACGGCTCGGTCAATCGCGAACTTTCCCGCCTGCTCTGCTTTCTCGGCGACACGACGATGATCGCGCCGCTGCTCGAACGCATGGAGTCCGACACCGGCGATCGGCCCCTCCTCGGCTCGGGCTACTTCGTGCGCAATCCGAAATACGGCGCCGCCGTGAGCGACATGCTGCAATCCGCGCCGCGCCTCGAACGAATGCACTGCGCCCAGACGTTGCTCTGGCTCAGTGACGGCTGGACCAAGGAGCAACGCCGGCGATATTTCACGTCGATCGCCGATGCCGTGGCTCACTCCCGCGGCGGCCACGGATACCGCGAGTTCTGGGGCCGCATCCGTGAGATTGCCCTGAGACAAGTTCCGGACGATCAACGTGCCGAGTTCGAGGCCATCAACGTGCCCACAAAGGCGCTTGCGGAAGGATTGCCGGTGGCCAAAGGACCGGGCCGCGATTGGACCCTGGACCAGGCCTTGGCCATTGCGGGGCGCGGATTGACAGGCCGCGCTGCGCAACGCGGACGCACCGCGTTCGCTGCGGCCGGCTGCGTTCTTTGCCATCAAATCAATGGGGAAGGCGGCGCGATCGGTCCGGACCTCTCGACTTTGGGCCAGCGCTTCACGGTGCGCGACATTCTCGAAGCAACCATTCACCCCAGCAAGGCCATCCCGGACCAATATCAAGTCATGACACTCGAGTTGGCGGACGGACGGACTCTGTCCGGTCGCATCGCTTCGCGCGATGAGCACACGACGCGCATTGCCACGGACCTGATGCGCCCGACCGAATCGGTTGCCGTATCCAACGCCACGATCCGCAAGACCCTCGCGCAACCCGTTTCCACCATGCCCACCGGCCTTCTGAACGCGCTCAATGCGGACGAGTTGCTGGACTTGCTGGCTTATCTGAAAGGCGGCGCACTGTAG
- a CDS encoding sugar ABC transporter substrate-binding protein, producing MKTRTFLATAAFFSIMLGFSVHARAQKKSYTLGLVAKSQSNPVFQAARVGAEDAAKDLGKKHGISIKIDWRTPNDEDAQKQADAIEQLVLSGADGIAVSCSDANKLTDAINSAVKNGVPVATFDSDAPASQRFVTFGVDDFKCGEQTMEELAKIMGGKGVVAILAGNPNAPNLQKRVAGAKSAAKKYPGLKIRDTYYHKETPQDAAARVEQVMQSNPDIAGWCMIGGWPLFTDNALKWPPGTVKCVSVDALPPQLAYLRSGHVQMLLAQQVYEWGYRSAEHLINKIHLKKNPSALHDVSPLIPVTKTNVEQFAKNWEKWLPK from the coding sequence ATGAAAACACGCACCTTTCTCGCTACCGCCGCATTCTTTTCCATCATGCTCGGTTTCTCGGTCCACGCCCGGGCGCAAAAGAAATCCTACACTCTCGGCCTGGTAGCCAAATCGCAGAGCAATCCCGTGTTTCAGGCCGCGCGCGTCGGCGCTGAAGATGCCGCCAAGGATCTGGGCAAAAAGCACGGCATCTCGATCAAGATCGACTGGCGCACGCCCAATGACGAGGATGCCCAGAAGCAAGCCGACGCGATCGAGCAACTCGTCCTCAGCGGCGCGGATGGCATCGCCGTCAGTTGCTCCGACGCCAACAAGCTGACCGATGCGATCAATTCGGCGGTAAAGAATGGCGTGCCGGTGGCCACGTTCGACAGTGATGCGCCCGCGAGCCAGCGCTTCGTCACGTTCGGCGTGGATGATTTCAAGTGCGGCGAGCAAACGATGGAGGAGTTGGCCAAGATCATGGGCGGCAAAGGCGTCGTGGCGATTTTGGCTGGAAACCCGAACGCCCCGAACCTGCAAAAGCGCGTGGCCGGCGCGAAGAGCGCGGCCAAGAAATATCCCGGCCTGAAAATCCGCGACACCTATTACCACAAGGAAACGCCGCAAGACGCCGCGGCGCGCGTCGAGCAAGTGATGCAGTCCAACCCGGACATCGCGGGTTGGTGCATGATTGGCGGCTGGCCGCTGTTTACGGACAACGCGCTGAAATGGCCGCCGGGAACGGTGAAGTGCGTTTCCGTCGATGCGTTGCCGCCGCAATTGGCTTACCTCCGAAGCGGCCACGTGCAGATGTTGCTGGCCCAGCAGGTTTACGAGTGGGGCTACCGTTCGGCGGAACACCTGATCAACAAGATTCATTTGAAGAAGAACCCGTCCGCGTTGCACGATGTCAGCCCCTTGATCCCGGTCACGAAGACGAACGTCGAGCAGTTTGCCAAGAACTGGGAAAAGTGGCTGCCGAAGTAA